In Gossypium hirsutum isolate 1008001.06 chromosome D06, Gossypium_hirsutum_v2.1, whole genome shotgun sequence, one genomic interval encodes:
- the LOC107962909 gene encoding protein MEMO1 isoform X2 — translation MEKIRRASHAGSWYTDNPNKLSEELDGWIRAAGLPKSSDVRGVIAPHAGYSYSGRAAAYAFGNIDPTNITRVFLLGPSHHYYTPKCALSTATVYKTPIGDLPIDLEVIEELKATGKFELMNLRVDEAEHSMEMHLPYLSKVFEGHPVKIIPILVGALSAENEAMYGKKLAKYVDDPHNFFSVSSDFCHWGSRFNYMYYDKKYGAIHKSIEALDKMGMDIIETGDADAFKQYLSEYDNTICGRHPISVFLHILSNSSTKIKIKFLRYEQSSQCKSTRDSSVSYASAAAKVDA, via the exons ATGGAGAAAATCAGAAGAGCTTCGCATGCAGGATCTTGGTACACTGATAACC CGAACAAGTTATCGGAAGAGCTTGATGGATGGATCAGGGCGGCTGGCTTGCCTAAATCTTCTGATGTAAGAGGCGTAATTGCTCC GCATGCCGGCTATTCATATTCAGGTCGTGCTGCTGCGTATGCTTTTGGAAACATTGACCCGACAAACAT CACTCGGGTATTCCTTCTTGGTCCTTCTCACCATTATTACACTCCAAAATGCGCTCTCTCGACAGCTACGGTTTACAAGACACCAATAGGGGACCTACCCATTGATTTGGAAG TCATTGAAGAGCTGAAAGCTACAGGAAAATTTGAATTGATGAATCTCCGGGTTGATGAAGCTGAGCATAGCATGGAAATGCACTTGCCATATCTTTCAAAAGTATTTGAGGG GCATCCAGTGAAAATCATACCCATTTTGGTCGGTGCTCTTAGCGCTGAAAATGAAGCAATGTACGGGAAGAAGTTGGCCAAATATGTAGATGATCCTCATAATTTCTTCTCCGTGTCATCAGATTTTTGTCACTGGGGTTCTCG GTTCAATTATATGTACTATGACAAGAAGTACGGGGCCATACACAAATCAATTGAGGCGCTAGACAAGATGGGTATGGATATAATAGAAACTGGAGATGCAGATGCATTCAAACAATATTTATCTGAGTACGACAACACGATCTGCGGACGTCATCCTATTAGTGTTTTTCTTCAT ATTCTGAGCAACAGCTCGacgaaaataaagataaaattctTACGGTACGAGCAATCGAGTCAGTGCAAAAGTACACGAGACAGTAGTGTAAGTTATGCATCTGCAGCAGCAAAGGTGGATGCTTGA
- the LOC107962909 gene encoding protein MEMO1 isoform X1, which produces MEKIRRASHAGSWYTDNPNKLSEELDGWIRAAGLPKSSDVRGVIAPHAGYSYSGRAAAYAFGNIDPTNIFEPNFVQISCKIVELIAQIIVFEQKKFFNFSTRVFLLGPSHHYYTPKCALSTATVYKTPIGDLPIDLEVIEELKATGKFELMNLRVDEAEHSMEMHLPYLSKVFEGHPVKIIPILVGALSAENEAMYGKKLAKYVDDPHNFFSVSSDFCHWGSRFNYMYYDKKYGAIHKSIEALDKMGMDIIETGDADAFKQYLSEYDNTICGRHPISVFLHILSNSSTKIKIKFLRYEQSSQCKSTRDSSVSYASAAAKVDA; this is translated from the exons ATGGAGAAAATCAGAAGAGCTTCGCATGCAGGATCTTGGTACACTGATAACC CGAACAAGTTATCGGAAGAGCTTGATGGATGGATCAGGGCGGCTGGCTTGCCTAAATCTTCTGATGTAAGAGGCGTAATTGCTCC GCATGCCGGCTATTCATATTCAGGTCGTGCTGCTGCGTATGCTTTTGGAAACATTGACCCGACAAACAT TTTTGAGCCAAATTTTGTTCAAATATCATGCAAAATTGTGGAACTGATTGCTCAAATTATAGTATTTGAACAAAAAAAG TTTTTCAATTTCAGCACTCGGGTATTCCTTCTTGGTCCTTCTCACCATTATTACACTCCAAAATGCGCTCTCTCGACAGCTACGGTTTACAAGACACCAATAGGGGACCTACCCATTGATTTGGAAG TCATTGAAGAGCTGAAAGCTACAGGAAAATTTGAATTGATGAATCTCCGGGTTGATGAAGCTGAGCATAGCATGGAAATGCACTTGCCATATCTTTCAAAAGTATTTGAGGG GCATCCAGTGAAAATCATACCCATTTTGGTCGGTGCTCTTAGCGCTGAAAATGAAGCAATGTACGGGAAGAAGTTGGCCAAATATGTAGATGATCCTCATAATTTCTTCTCCGTGTCATCAGATTTTTGTCACTGGGGTTCTCG GTTCAATTATATGTACTATGACAAGAAGTACGGGGCCATACACAAATCAATTGAGGCGCTAGACAAGATGGGTATGGATATAATAGAAACTGGAGATGCAGATGCATTCAAACAATATTTATCTGAGTACGACAACACGATCTGCGGACGTCATCCTATTAGTGTTTTTCTTCAT ATTCTGAGCAACAGCTCGacgaaaataaagataaaattctTACGGTACGAGCAATCGAGTCAGTGCAAAAGTACACGAGACAGTAGTGTAAGTTATGCATCTGCAGCAGCAAAGGTGGATGCTTGA